The following coding sequences lie in one Alicyclobacillus curvatus genomic window:
- a CDS encoding cadherin-like beta sandwich domain-containing protein: MNRLRFAIKNGLMITTIALLSLSSVPPVYATSSPPVVVTDSGSAAFVAGDNTTSTPVTIDSGLTVTGGSSSTLASATVSITGNLYTSEDVLSFTNTGSATDGNISASYNASTGVLTLTSSGATATLAEWQAALDAVTYTDTAVTPNNATRTISFTVVDASAATSNTATRTVTVTDTDQTPIVTTTGGTTNYVSGTSAAPVDGGVTVSDLDNTTQSSATVSISSGFHSGDTLTFVDTNSTTFGNIVGSYNSVTGVLTLTSSGAKATDAQWSNALSAVSFSSSSQYVGARTVSFTVNDGTKNSAAQTDTVDVLGPPTITTDSGSAAFVAGDNTTSTPVTIDSGLTVTDGTATTLASAIVSITGNLHTGEDVLSFTNTTPATFGTISASYNASTGVLTLASSGATTTLAEWQAALDAVTYTDTAVTPNNATRTISFTVVDASAATSNTATRTVAVTDTDQTPIVTTTGGTTNYVRGTSAATVDGGVAVSDLDNATQSGATVSISSGFHSGDILTFANPNPTTFGNIVGTYNSATGVLTMTSSGATATDAQWSNALSAVSFSSSSQYGGARTVSFTVNDGTKNSAAQTDTVDVLSSDANLSNLTVDQGILSPAFNPATTSYSETVTHSVSSVQFTLASEDANATVTVNGQAQSGSSAVTVPLNDGSNTITIEVTAQSGATQTYTIVVNRQSPSIGPGQPFISTFLVVEDAKVGLPYTQGISAVGGTQPYHWLVTGGELPRGLTLSDSGIISGTPTGLGGQYTFIVQVVDANHQTATRQLTMTVDGPTSYPTISTTRFTSIVVGKPYSQTLSATGGSVPYTWRVAQGVLPFGMTLNPQTGTLAGTSTTGGQTTVTVQVTDSYGNTATQMLTLNALKPNQRAIVWDGKVQNVPAIVGNDSGTQTTYMPIWYVMQWVKSVGIQSKWDGQAWKLTTTAAVNTSNIHVGRGNTSIYVNGTLIQDVNTKAATDPSTGHSTTYMPIYYVEQILKRVGLTSTWDGTTWTVAPTTVTTKTTNG, encoded by the coding sequence GTGAACCGATTGCGTTTTGCAATTAAGAACGGACTTATGATTACTACTATCGCTCTGCTTTCTTTGAGTAGTGTACCTCCCGTTTATGCCACGTCTAGTCCTCCTGTTGTCGTAACTGATTCCGGTTCTGCAGCATTTGTCGCCGGGGACAACACAACATCCACACCAGTGACTATCGATTCTGGATTGACTGTGACCGGTGGAAGTTCAAGCACGCTGGCATCAGCGACCGTGTCGATTACAGGTAACCTTTACACGAGTGAGGACGTCCTATCATTTACGAACACTGGCTCAGCGACCGATGGGAACATCTCAGCCAGTTATAACGCTTCTACGGGCGTACTCACGTTGACCTCTTCGGGTGCGACAGCGACGTTGGCAGAGTGGCAAGCCGCTCTTGATGCGGTAACATACACAGACACTGCCGTTACGCCGAATAATGCGACTCGGACCATTAGTTTTACCGTTGTTGACGCGAGTGCAGCTACAAGCAACACGGCTACAAGAACTGTAACTGTGACCGATACGGATCAAACTCCGATTGTGACCACAACAGGAGGTACAACGAACTATGTTAGTGGAACCTCTGCTGCACCGGTGGATGGAGGAGTAACGGTATCTGATTTGGACAATACCACGCAATCGAGCGCAACAGTGAGTATTTCTAGTGGTTTTCATTCAGGAGACACCCTGACATTCGTAGATACGAACTCCACTACATTTGGCAACATCGTAGGAAGTTATAATTCTGTTACGGGCGTGCTTACCTTGACTTCCTCAGGTGCAAAAGCGACAGATGCACAGTGGTCAAATGCGTTAAGTGCAGTGAGCTTCTCAAGCTCGTCCCAATACGTCGGGGCGCGGACGGTATCCTTTACCGTGAACGATGGCACAAAGAATAGTGCGGCTCAAACGGATACTGTTGATGTCTTGGGTCCACCTACGATTACAACGGATTCCGGTTCTGCAGCATTTGTCGCAGGGGACAACACAACATCCACACCGGTGACTATCGATTCTGGATTGACTGTGACTGATGGAACTGCCACTACGCTGGCATCAGCGATCGTGTCGATTACAGGTAACCTTCACACGGGTGAAGACGTCCTATCATTTACGAATACCACTCCAGCCACTTTCGGGACTATCTCAGCAAGTTATAACGCTTCCACGGGCGTACTCACGTTGGCCTCTTCGGGAGCGACAACGACGTTGGCAGAGTGGCAAGCCGCTCTTGATGCGGTAACATACACAGACACTGCCGTTACGCCGAATAATGCGACTCGGACCATTAGTTTTACGGTTGTTGACGCGAGTGCAGCTACAAGCAACACGGCTACAAGAACTGTGGCAGTGACCGATACGGATCAAACTCCGATTGTGACCACAACAGGAGGTACAACCAACTATGTTCGTGGAACCTCTGCTGCCACGGTGGATGGCGGAGTAGCCGTATCTGATTTGGACAATGCCACGCAATCGGGTGCGACAGTGAGTATTTCTAGTGGTTTTCATTCAGGAGACATACTGACATTCGCAAATCCGAACCCCACTACATTTGGCAACATCGTAGGAACCTATAATTCTGCTACTGGTGTACTTACAATGACCTCCTCAGGTGCAACGGCAACCGATGCACAGTGGTCAAATGCGTTGAGCGCAGTGAGCTTCTCAAGCTCGTCCCAATATGGCGGGGCGCGGACAGTATCCTTTACCGTGAACGATGGCACAAAGAATAGTGCGGCTCAAACGGATACCGTTGATGTGTTGAGTAGTGATGCAAATCTAAGTAACCTCACTGTGGACCAAGGAATATTATCGCCGGCCTTTAATCCCGCAACTACGAGTTACTCAGAGACTGTTACTCATAGTGTATCAAGTGTCCAATTCACCTTGGCTTCCGAGGATGCAAACGCCACGGTAACCGTGAATGGACAGGCGCAGTCCGGCAGCAGTGCCGTCACAGTCCCTCTTAACGACGGTTCGAACACCATCACCATAGAGGTCACTGCGCAAAGTGGGGCAACGCAAACTTACACAATCGTAGTAAACCGTCAATCTCCTAGTATAGGACCCGGTCAGCCATTCATTAGTACATTCCTGGTCGTTGAAGATGCAAAAGTCGGACTTCCTTACACTCAGGGAATTTCTGCGGTCGGGGGCACTCAACCGTATCACTGGCTCGTAACAGGCGGAGAACTTCCGCGGGGTCTAACGCTTAGCGACAGCGGCATCATATCGGGCACACCGACAGGGCTAGGCGGTCAGTACACATTCATTGTGCAAGTGGTGGATGCGAATCACCAGACGGCAACGCGCCAGCTGACCATGACCGTCGATGGGCCGACGTCGTATCCGACGATATCGACCACTCGATTCACGTCAATTGTTGTCGGCAAACCCTATTCACAAACGCTCAGTGCGACGGGGGGCTCGGTTCCGTACACGTGGCGTGTCGCACAAGGAGTGCTGCCATTCGGGATGACCCTGAATCCACAAACTGGAACGCTTGCAGGGACGTCGACGACAGGAGGGCAGACAACGGTGACGGTGCAAGTGACCGATTCCTATGGAAACACGGCTACACAGATGCTGACACTGAATGCGTTGAAGCCTAACCAGCGAGCGATTGTCTGGGATGGCAAGGTGCAGAACGTGCCGGCAATTGTCGGGAATGATAGTGGAACACAGACGACATACATGCCGATTTGGTATGTGATGCAGTGGGTGAAGTCGGTGGGCATCCAAAGCAAGTGGGATGGTCAAGCGTGGAAACTGACAACGACGGCTGCAGTGAATACGTCGAACATCCATGTAGGAAGAGGGAATACAAGCATCTATGTGAATGGAACACTGATTCAGGATGTGAACACAAAAGCCGCGACCGACCCGTCCACAGGACATTCGACGACGTACATGCCGATATACTATGTGGAACAAATTTTGAAGCGGGTCGGATTGACGAGCACGTGGGATGGAACGACGTGGACGGTGGCACCGACCACTGTGACAACAAAGACAACAAATGGCTAA
- a CDS encoding tetratricopeptide repeat protein — MIGKFLIFYLILRITGNPFLAIIVLLAIYYFVDRRYIGLLPSVMKPFRRRRRMAQLRRQIQLNPHDSPAKQYLAEAYIEVKQYNSALRLLEDLPKQMQDFPDVLYNTGLCHLNLGEVDRGEALILKALSLDKKLKYGEPYLKLAAAIADTNAKRAKEYLKAFQEQNVSSCESYYRLGQLEQLFGNSMEARAAWQNCLDTYRALPRFRRRMERRWAVFAFFRVTFGRR; from the coding sequence GTGATTGGAAAATTTCTAATCTTCTACTTGATTCTACGCATCACAGGAAACCCATTTCTGGCCATTATCGTACTCCTGGCGATTTATTATTTCGTCGACAGGCGGTACATTGGCCTGTTGCCGAGCGTGATGAAGCCATTTCGCAGACGTCGCAGAATGGCGCAGCTTCGTCGGCAGATTCAGTTGAATCCTCATGACAGCCCAGCGAAACAGTACTTAGCAGAAGCCTATATCGAAGTGAAACAGTATAACAGCGCACTGCGACTGCTCGAAGACCTGCCTAAGCAAATGCAGGACTTTCCGGACGTCTTGTATAACACGGGTCTCTGCCATCTCAATCTCGGGGAGGTGGACCGAGGCGAGGCGCTCATTCTCAAGGCTCTTTCGTTAGACAAAAAGCTTAAGTACGGTGAGCCGTATTTGAAACTCGCCGCGGCCATCGCTGATACAAATGCAAAGCGAGCCAAGGAATATCTGAAGGCCTTTCAAGAACAGAATGTATCTTCCTGCGAATCGTATTATCGATTGGGGCAACTTGAACAGCTTTTCGGCAATTCCATGGAAGCGAGAGCCGCGTGGCAAAACTGCCTCGATACCTATAGAGCGCTTCCTCGTTTCCGACGGCGCATGGAGCGCCGCTGGGCAGTATTTGCATTTTTCCGC
- the acs gene encoding acetate--CoA ligase, whose product MSENSNQLDTLLREQRTFAPSAEFTKQANFNDPGVYERAQKDPEGYWAEQAENLTWFAPYDKVLEWNPPHAKWFVGGKLNAAYNAVDRHRVGSRKNKAAIIWEGEPGDNKVYTYEMLGREVDKAAHMLKNLGVKKGDRVTVYLPMIPELPITLLACAKIGAIHSVVFGGFSAKSLQDRILDGDSDIVVTADGGWRRGGIVSLKANADEAVEGTNVRKVVVVQRIGEKANTTMVEGRDVYWHEEMAKTPSTPCPAEEMDAEDILFLLYTSGTTGKPKGIVHTTGGYLVGVNTSMRSVFDLKDEDIFFCTADIGWVTGHTYIVYGPLTAGATVVMYEGAPDFPDRDRFWEIVEKYSATVLYTAPTSIRTFMKWGPQYVEKHNLDSLRLLGTVGEPINPEAWMWYHEHVGKGRCPIVDTWWQTETGCAMIAPLPGITTTKPGSATRPVPGIEAEIVDEEGNSVEPGHGGYLVIRKPWPSMLRTVWGDDERFQRTYFGKFDGIYLPGDGAHKDEDSYFWILGRIDDVINVSGHRIGTMEVESAIVDHKSVAEAAVIGRSHEVKGQAITAFVTVKEGIETTPELIQELKQHVVEKIGAMARPEEIIFTAELPKTRSAKIMRRLLRDIAEGRVLGDTTTLADPSVVESLKNQYAHTES is encoded by the coding sequence ATGTCTGAAAACAGCAATCAACTGGATACGCTTCTACGAGAACAGCGGACATTTGCACCTTCAGCGGAGTTTACCAAACAAGCAAATTTTAACGATCCCGGTGTCTATGAACGCGCCCAGAAAGATCCCGAAGGTTACTGGGCCGAACAAGCCGAGAACCTCACCTGGTTTGCCCCTTACGACAAGGTCCTTGAATGGAACCCACCACATGCCAAGTGGTTTGTCGGTGGCAAGCTGAATGCAGCTTATAACGCGGTAGATAGACATCGCGTAGGGTCACGGAAGAACAAAGCAGCCATCATCTGGGAAGGTGAACCCGGCGACAATAAAGTCTACACCTATGAAATGCTCGGACGCGAGGTCGACAAAGCGGCGCACATGCTGAAAAACCTCGGTGTGAAAAAGGGAGACAGAGTCACAGTCTACCTGCCGATGATTCCTGAACTCCCCATCACACTGCTCGCCTGTGCCAAAATCGGCGCCATTCATTCTGTAGTGTTTGGCGGATTTTCGGCAAAGAGTCTGCAAGACCGCATCCTTGACGGCGATTCGGATATTGTCGTCACTGCTGATGGCGGCTGGCGCAGGGGTGGTATTGTATCGCTGAAGGCCAACGCAGATGAGGCCGTAGAAGGTACCAATGTGCGTAAGGTGGTCGTTGTTCAACGGATCGGTGAAAAGGCGAATACCACCATGGTCGAAGGTCGGGACGTGTACTGGCATGAAGAAATGGCCAAGACTCCGTCGACGCCATGCCCCGCAGAGGAGATGGATGCAGAGGATATCCTCTTCCTGCTCTACACCTCAGGCACCACCGGAAAACCAAAAGGAATCGTTCACACCACGGGCGGTTATCTGGTGGGGGTCAACACTTCAATGCGCAGTGTGTTCGACCTCAAAGACGAAGACATCTTCTTCTGTACCGCCGATATCGGCTGGGTCACCGGCCATACCTATATTGTCTACGGTCCACTCACAGCAGGGGCAACCGTTGTCATGTATGAAGGCGCTCCGGACTTCCCCGACCGTGATAGGTTCTGGGAGATTGTTGAGAAATACAGCGCGACGGTTCTGTACACAGCGCCGACTTCAATTCGTACATTCATGAAGTGGGGTCCCCAGTACGTGGAGAAACACAACCTCGACAGCCTGCGGTTGCTCGGCACGGTTGGCGAACCCATCAATCCGGAAGCCTGGATGTGGTACCACGAACACGTTGGAAAAGGCCGCTGCCCGATTGTCGACACTTGGTGGCAAACAGAGACAGGTTGCGCCATGATTGCCCCATTGCCCGGCATCACGACGACAAAACCTGGCTCGGCAACACGCCCTGTGCCAGGCATTGAAGCAGAAATTGTCGACGAGGAAGGAAACTCTGTCGAGCCAGGACACGGTGGTTACCTGGTCATCCGCAAGCCTTGGCCGTCGATGCTGCGCACTGTGTGGGGAGACGATGAACGATTCCAGCGGACCTACTTCGGGAAATTTGACGGTATCTATCTACCGGGCGATGGTGCTCATAAGGATGAGGACAGCTACTTCTGGATCCTCGGCCGTATCGATGATGTCATCAACGTCTCTGGTCACCGCATTGGAACAATGGAAGTCGAAAGTGCCATCGTCGACCACAAATCGGTTGCCGAAGCAGCAGTTATCGGCCGCTCTCACGAAGTCAAAGGCCAGGCTATCACCGCGTTCGTGACCGTCAAGGAAGGCATCGAAACGACACCGGAGCTCATCCAGGAACTCAAACAACACGTGGTCGAAAAAATCGGTGCAATGGCCCGTCCGGAAGAGATTATCTTTACCGCCGAGCTGCCAAAGACCCGCAGCGCGAAAATCATGCGTCGCCTGCTGCGAGACATTGCCGAGGGCCGCGTACTCGGTGATACCACGACTTTGGCGGACCCAAGTGTCGTCGAGTCGCTGAAAAACCAGTACGCACACACCGAGTCCTAA
- a CDS encoding acetate uptake transporter gives MADESKVSIADPGPLGLAGFGITTVILSLINAGVTSPDALGVVLGLALAYGGGAQLLAGMWEFKKGNTFGATAFTSYGAFWIAFYFIVHSAPKAGMGVFLLMFGVLTFYLWIGTFYLNRALFFVFLTLWLAFLFLALGNFNVLSGQIGGWIGLVCGLLALYTSAAGVINSVAGRVVLPVGSPISQPKVVAGGVAR, from the coding sequence ATGGCAGATGAGTCCAAGGTTTCAATTGCCGACCCAGGTCCTCTAGGACTTGCTGGATTTGGTATCACGACAGTCATCTTGAGCCTGATTAACGCAGGTGTCACATCCCCCGATGCGCTTGGCGTCGTGCTCGGTCTTGCACTGGCCTACGGGGGCGGTGCCCAATTGCTTGCAGGGATGTGGGAGTTCAAGAAAGGCAATACCTTCGGTGCAACCGCTTTCACATCGTACGGCGCGTTCTGGATAGCGTTCTATTTCATTGTTCACTCCGCTCCAAAGGCCGGGATGGGCGTGTTCCTACTGATGTTCGGAGTCCTCACCTTCTACCTGTGGATTGGCACCTTCTACCTCAATCGGGCTCTGTTCTTCGTTTTCCTGACTCTGTGGCTCGCATTCCTGTTCCTTGCACTTGGCAATTTCAATGTACTCAGCGGCCAAATTGGCGGATGGATTGGCCTTGTCTGCGGCCTGCTCGCACTTTATACTTCCGCCGCCGGGGTCATTAACTCCGTTGCCGGCCGTGTCGTCTTGCCTGTCGGTTCACCCATCTCGCAGCCAAAGGTCGTCGCAGGCGGCGTCGCTCGCTAA